From a region of the Rhinopithecus roxellana isolate Shanxi Qingling chromosome 8, ASM756505v1, whole genome shotgun sequence genome:
- the LRRC39 gene encoding leucine-rich repeat-containing protein 39, producing MTENVVCTGAVNAVKEVWEKRIKKHNEDLKREKEFQHKLVRIWEERVSLTKLREKVTREDGRVILKIEKEEWKTLPSSLLKLNQLQEWQLHRTGLLKIPEFIGRFQNLIVLDLSRNTISEIPPGIGLLTRLQELILSYNKIKIVPKELSNCASLEKLELAVNRDICDLPQELSNLLKLTHLDLSMNHFTTIPLAVVNMPALEWLDMGSNKLEQLPDTIERMQNLHTLWLQRNEITCLPETIRNMKNLGTLVLSNNKLQDIPVCMEEMANLRFVNFRDNPLKLEVSLPPSEGTDEEEERELFGLQFMHTYIQESQRRADHQVNGSTILPISINMDG from the exons ATGACAGAAAATGTGGTTTGTACTGGGGCTGTCAATGCTGTAAAGGAAGtttgggaaaaaagaataaagaaacacaATGAAGACCTGAAGCGAGAGAAGGAATTTCAACACAA GCTAGTGCGGATCTGGGAAGAACGAGTAAGCTTAACCAAGCTAAGAGAAAAGGTCACCAGGGAAGATGGAAGAgtcattttgaaaatagaaaaagaggaatggAAG ACCCTCCCTTCTTCTCTGCTGAAACTGAATCAACTACAGGAATGGCAACTTCATAGAACTGGTTTGCTGAAAATACCTGAATTCATTGGAAGATTTCAGAACCTCATTGTGTTAGATTTATCTCGAAACACAATTTCAGAGATACCTCCAGGGATTG gaCTGCTTACTAGACTTCAGGAACTGATTCTTAGCTACAACAAAATCAAGATTGTCCCCAAGGAACTAAGTAATTGTGCCAGCTTGGAGAAACTAGAACTGGCTGTTAACAGAGATATATGTGATCTTCCACAAGAG cTTAGCAATCTGCTAAAACTTACTCACCTTGATCTGAGTATGAACCATTTTACTACAATCCCTCTTGCTGTGGTGAATATGCCTGCCCTTGAGTGGCTGGACATGGGAAGCAACAAACTTGAACAACTTCCTGATACTATAGAAAG AATGCAAAACCTACATACATTATGGCTGCAACGAAATGAAATAACATGCTTGCCTGAAACAATCCGCAATATGAAAAATCTGGGTACTCTTGTTCTCAGCAACAATAAACTGCAAGATATTCCAGTATGCATGGAAGAAATGGCAAATCTGAG GTTTGTCAACTTCAGAGACAACCCACTGAAATTGGAAGTATCACTTCCTCCCAGTGAAGGcacagatgaagaagaagaacGGGAATTATTTGGCCTTCAGtttatgcacacatacatacaagaGTCACAGAGAAGAGCAG ATCACCAAGTCAACGGTTCAACTATCTTACCAATCTCCATAAATATGGATGGATAA